The following coding sequences are from one Triticum aestivum cultivar Chinese Spring chromosome 5A, IWGSC CS RefSeq v2.1, whole genome shotgun sequence window:
- the LOC123101535 gene encoding uncharacterized protein codes for MDSGSSWQEGAKHARFSLQVDMQCRCMGCVGKVEKAMAAIGSFTGVETSVGDVDAGVVAVAGKVNPAELCQWLKRKTRKDVKIVCPHPPAENPKQKMILVLGSSSGTGDTTPSAPPLPQHFSSALAPSGVQCDHEDLDLIEQKIRDLERARDALKVRNLKNELTAAKSELKQSREVISNSKKALLDSALSQLDAFKKLESLTQITM; via the exons ATGGATTCTGGCTCTTCTTGGCAGGAGGGAGCCAAGCACGCGCGGTTCAGCCTGCAGGTGGACATGCAGTGCCGGTGCATGGGCTGCGTCGGCAAGGTCGAGAAGGCCATGGCCGCCATCGGCAGCTTCACGG GGGTTGAGACGTCGGTGGGGGACGTCGACGCTGGGGTCGTGGCCGTGGCGGGGAAGGTGAACCCGGCCGAGCTCTGCCAGTGGCTCAAGAGGAAGACGAGGAAGGATGTCAAGATCGTCTGCCCTCACCCACCGGCAGAGAATCCTAAGCAG AAAATGATATTGGTTCTGGGAAGCAGTTCAGGAACTGGGGACACGACGCCTTCAGCTCCACCGCTACCGCAACATTTCTCAAGCGCTCTAGCACCATCAGGAGTTCAGTGTGACCACGAGGACCTGGATCTGATCGAACAGAAGATCAGGGACCTCGAGAGGGCCAGGGATGCGCTGAAGGTCAGGAACCTGAAGAACGAGCTGACTGCAGCCAAGTCTGAGCTGAAACAGTCAAGGGAAGTGATCAGCAACAGTAAGAAGGCTCTGCTAGATAGTGCCCTGAGCCAGCTCGACGCGTTCAAGAAACTAGAGTCACTCACTCAGATCACCATGTGA
- the LOC123107645 gene encoding uncharacterized protein: MSQAKRYVLRLFISLKYVTANVVDRQSGRVVVTASTVEKPLRDGLECGRACNAKAAAAVGEVLAMRLRVDGLASEPIHADAAKEVEKKGFKNRTKVWAILNALRSHGVNLHVDDDGDHRRHV; encoded by the coding sequence ATGTCGCAGGCCAAGCGGTACGTGCTGCGCCTCTTCATCTCGCTCAAGTACGTGACGGCCAACGTGGTGGACCGGCAGAGCGGCCGCGTCGTGGTCACCGCGTCCACCGTCGAGAAGCCCCTCCGGGACGGGCTGGAGTGCGGCCGCGCCTGCAACGCCAAGGCGGCCGCTGCCGTTGGCGAGGTGCTCGCCatgcgcctccgggtggacggccTGGCCAGCGAGCCCATCCACGCCGACGCCGCCAAGGAGGTCGAGAAGAAGGGCTTCAAGAACCGCACCAAGGTCTGGGCCATCCTGAACGCGCTCCGCAGCCACGGCGTCAACCTCCACGTCGACGACGACGGCGACCATAGGCGGCATGTCTGA